A stretch of the Amycolatopsis sp. BJA-103 genome encodes the following:
- a CDS encoding SAM-dependent methyltransferase has product MTTQQDPEAPEGVDLERPNVARVYDWFLGGSANWAIDREFGAQVLKQFPEVKTFARVGRDFLGRGVGYLARQGITQFLDIGSGVPTVGNVHQIASAINPESRVVYIDIEPVAVAHSQLLLEREGLLGRHAVLQGDVRDPADIWKRALETGVLDPRQPIGLVLVGLLYFLGPDEPVHEMVQRYIDLLPSGSYFLSSHLTEDGVTRKEGDNRENVQELYKKTSAPFHLRSRAEFASFFDGLEMVEPGIDWMAAWHLDEAASRASDRFADDPTFTGGLGGLGRKP; this is encoded by the coding sequence ATGACGACGCAGCAGGACCCCGAAGCCCCCGAAGGTGTCGACCTCGAACGACCCAACGTGGCCAGGGTGTACGACTGGTTCCTCGGCGGTTCGGCCAACTGGGCCATCGACCGCGAGTTCGGCGCGCAGGTGCTCAAGCAGTTCCCGGAGGTCAAGACGTTCGCCAGGGTCGGGCGCGACTTCCTCGGCCGCGGCGTGGGATACCTGGCGCGCCAGGGGATCACCCAGTTCCTCGACATCGGCTCCGGCGTGCCCACCGTCGGCAACGTCCACCAGATCGCGAGCGCGATCAACCCGGAGTCCCGCGTCGTCTACATCGACATCGAACCGGTCGCCGTCGCGCATTCCCAGCTGCTCCTGGAACGTGAGGGCCTGCTCGGACGGCACGCGGTCCTGCAGGGCGACGTGCGGGATCCCGCCGACATCTGGAAGCGCGCCCTCGAAACCGGGGTGCTCGACCCCCGGCAGCCGATCGGGCTGGTCCTGGTCGGCCTGCTGTACTTCCTCGGCCCGGACGAACCCGTCCACGAGATGGTCCAGCGCTACATCGACCTGCTGCCGTCGGGTTCGTACTTCCTGTCCTCGCACTTGACCGAGGACGGCGTCACCCGCAAGGAGGGTGACAACCGGGAGAACGTCCAGGAGCTCTACAAGAAGACGAGCGCGCCGTTCCACCTGCGCTCCCGCGCGGAGTTCGCCTCGTTCTTCGACGGACTGGAGATGGTGGAGCCGGGGATCGACTGGATGGCCGCCTGGCATCTGGACGAAGCGGCGTCCCGCGCGAGCGACAGGTTCGCCGACGACCCGACCTTCACCGGTGGTCTCGGCGGGCTGGGCCGCAAGCCCTGA
- a CDS encoding DUF397 domain-containing protein produces MADYPSAADYDPTTAVSLFDDAAWEKSFASEPNGGNCVEVNLGREGLVGVRDTKLAASPVFVFDAGEWNAFLTAVKAGQFDLSP; encoded by the coding sequence ATGGCCGATTATCCATCGGCGGCGGATTACGATCCGACCACGGCCGTGTCGCTGTTCGACGACGCAGCTTGGGAGAAGTCCTTCGCGAGTGAGCCCAACGGCGGGAACTGTGTCGAGGTCAACCTGGGCAGGGAAGGCCTGGTGGGGGTGCGTGACACCAAACTGGCCGCGAGTCCTGTCTTCGTCTTCGATGCCGGTGAGTGGAACGCCTTCCTCACGGCGGTCAAGGCCGGACAGTTCGATTTGAGTCCATGA